The stretch of DNA GGCGGGATTCTTTGGGTTTCAATTCCAAAGACGCTTCCTCGCTAGCCCCCTCCGGCGGAAATGCCTTAGCCGAAGCTGCGCGGATTCTCAGCGGAAAACCGGCTAAGGAATCGGGCCCTACGTCAACGCCAGAAATGGCAGGCGATCTCCCGTTACCGGAAAAGATGAGCCTTTCGTCGGGGCAGTCTGCCGTGTCATACTTGCGTGAAAAGCGACTTCATCCGTCACATTACTACGGCATCGAAATCTATGCAAAACGATTGCTATTCGTTCTCGATCGCAGTGGCAGCATGGACACGATGATCTATGGACAAAGTCGAATGCAGCGAGCCAAACGGGAACTTATTGCGGCAATCCAAGGCTTGGACCCCGAATGCGAATTTGGCATCATCGTGTTCGATAGCTCTGTTCGTGCTTGGCGAAACGATCTCGTCAAGGCCGAAGAACAAACAAAACGCGAGGCCATTCAGTACGTTTCAAATCTGGCGTGTGGAAACCGAACCAACACTTACGCTGCCCTTCGACAATCTTTGGAATTTAATCCTCAAGTCGAGGCAGTATTCTTGCTGACCGATGGCCAGCCTACGACAGGGCAATTGGTGAATCCATCTGCAATCTTGCTGGATGTGTTAAGGCGCAACCAAGTTCACAACATCACCATCAACACCGTCGCAATCGCTGTCGAACCGGTAATGGAAACATTCCTTCGCCGCCTAACCGAGCCCAGTCAAGGCGAATGCCGAGTCGTCGACTAAAGCGACGTACTTTTCTAGAAATCGAGCCAAACGAGTGTTACCGTCGCGCTTCGCTACCGGTTTTTACTAGCCATTAACGCGAGACGAAATGCGCCGTGTCTCCATTGCCACAACCGTTAGCTCGGGAAATTTCTTGCCAGCGACTGACCTCGAATCCAAACTTGCCATCCTAGCCGACGCCGCAAAGTACGATGCGTCGTGCGCAAGCAGCGGATCAAAACGTGAAAGCCGAGGCGGACTTGGTAGCACCGAAGGCATGGGAATCTGCCACAGCTACACGCCCGATGGTCGCTGCGTGTCATTGTTGAAAGTATTGCTAACGAACGTTTGCATCTACGACTGCCAATACTGCGTCAACCGTGTCAGTAGCGACACGCCGCGGGCACGGATGTCGGTCGAGGAAGTGGTGCGACTGACAATGGATTTCTATCGCCGCAACTACATCGAAGGGCTGTTTCTCAGTAGCGGGATCATTCGCTCTTCCAACTACACGATGGACCAACTTGTTCAGGTCGCGAAGACACTCCGCGATCGAGAAAACTTTCGTGGATACATCCATCTGAAAACAATCCCAGGTGCCGATGAAGAACTGATCGAGGAAGCCGGACTGTACGCCGACCGTTTGAGCGTCAATATCGAGTTGCCGACACTTGGTGATCTACAGCAACTCGCACCCGAAAAGAAACGTGATGAAATTGAAGACACGATGGGGCAAATCAAAGTACGTCGCGACGAAGTCGACGCCGACAAAAAGAACGGACTCCGGCCGCCCCGCTTTGCCCCCGCAGGACAAAGTACACAGATGATCGTCGGTGCGACGCCGACAACCGATCGTGACATCCTCGCGACCAGTAGCACGCTATATCAAACTCATCGTTTACGGCGAGTGTATTACAGCGCGTTCAGCCCGATCCCGCATGCCGATTCACGACTACCGGGGCAGGCCCCACCGTTGGTCCGCGAACATCGTCTCTACCAAGCAGATTGGCTAATCCGATTCTACGGTTTTGACGCCGGTGAATTGACTTCAGACGAACAAGCAAACTTGTCGCTGGAACTTGACCCAAAGCATGCTTGGGCCTTGGCACACCGCGAGCAGTTCCCGATCGATATCAACCTCGCCGCGCGAGAGATGCTACTTCGTGTCCCCGGAATCGGCGAACGCGGAGTGAAACGAATCTTGCGGACCCGAAAACATCATGCCATCCGTGACGAGGACCTCTCGCGACTGGGCATTGTTTACCGACGCGCTCGTCCGTTTATTATCACCGCCGATCGACACCCCGGTCCGCTGATGATCGATCGTGCAGATCTGATCGAAAAAACACGCCCAAAGCAACGTCAGTTGATGCTTTTCGATGCCGCCGATTCGGCTTCGAACGGCCAAGTCTGATTGCATCGCGATGAGCACTTCGAACTACCACGCACCGGTCCATTCGTTTCGATCCTGGCGAGACGCGGCACGAAGGTATTTACAGGCCGGTGTCGCGCCCGAAAACATTCGCTGGGTCGATCGACGCTCGGGCGCAAACCAAAGCCAACAAGACCTATTTGCTTCGGGCGAACCTGATTTTCCTCCGCAGACGCCGCCTCTCGATACGATCAATGTACCCTCGTCGTTTCTTGAAATCGCGCCCACGGTCGCATGTCATCGATCCGCCGAATGCTGGAGTTTGCTCTATCGATTGCTTTGGCGTCTGACCCATAGCGAAAAACACCTCTTGATGATCGCTAGCGATCCAGATGTGGTTCGCTTGACCCGGTTTGAAAAAGCCATCCGCCGCGATAGTCATAAGATGAAGGCGTTCGTTCGCTTTCGACGCTCCGTTGACGATTTAGGCGAACACTACATCGCATGGCACCGCCCCGATCACTTCATCTTACGTCACACGGCGCCGTTCTTTCGCCGTCGATTTGACGTGATGCGATGGACGATCATGACACCTGATGAATCCTGTCATTTCGATGGTGACAAACTGATCTTCGGCGCAGGAATGCCTCGCAGCGAAGCGCCGAACGAGGATGAACTTGAACCACTCTGGAAAACCTACTACGCCAATATCTTTAACCCAGCGCGAATCAAACTCGATGCGATGCGTGCCGAAATGCCTAAGAAGCACTGGCCGACGCTTCCAGAAACAGAAATGATCGGCTCAATGCTTCGTGAAGCACCCCGCAGGGTGGATCAAATGATCCAAACCACGAACACAATCTCGAGTGCGCAATCGTTTGTTCCAGAGCATGCATCGATCGAAGGCCTCCGTCTGGCCGCAAGCAAATGTCAAGGTTGCTCGCTCTGCCAATCGGCGACACAAACGGTTTTCGGACATGGCCCGGCGACGGCATCCGTTGTCGTGATCGGAGAACAGCCAGGTGATCAAGAAGACGTCACAGGGAAGCCGTTTGTCGGCCCCGCCGGACAGCTACTGCGTGAGGAATTGATGAGCGTAGGAATTGACCCGGAAAGCGTTTACATGACCAACGCGGTGAAGCACTTCAAATTTACGCGTTCATCGAAACGACGACTCCACAAAAAACCCTCCGCAAGGGAAGTCGCTGCATGCCGACCATGGTTGGAGGCAGAGTTGAAACGCATCAAGCCGGCGCAGATCCTTTGCCTCGGTGCGACCGCGGCAAGTGCGATTCACGGCCCCAACTTCCGACTTACACAACAGCGAGGCGCATTCATCTCGACTCGGTTTGCCGATCAAACATTCGCGACCTACCATCCATCAGCGATTTTGAGAGCGGAGCAAACATCGGCTCAAAACGAGACGGCGTCTCAGATTCGAGACCTTTTTCATCGTGACCTCAAAGCATTTGCATCCCATATCAAGGCACCGCCTGCATAATTAATTGTTGCCTTTCGTACCCTCCGTGTTCCTTGCGGTTCAACGTTTCCTATGAACGGCTGATGTTACGTAGACCACTTATCAGTCGGCGGTTTTGGCTGCGTACATTGCACAAAAAACGTGGCAACTCGATTCGGTTGGTCCCAGATCCAGATGTTGACGAAACGCTTACGCTCCACGGTCTTTGGTGTGAACGGTTAAGAGTGTCGCCATTTGACGACACCACCAAATTGATGACACCAATTCGTTTAAGTTCGCGGAATAAAGATCGTCTGTGTCATCTTCTGATGGAATCTTTCCAATCGCGATGAGTCTAACCCGATTAGAGCCTCTACTCTGCTGCTGCGTTTGTTTCCGAGACCGGTAACGGATAAGACCAAACGAACCTTATAGCAGCATGTCGCTTGAAAGATCGATAAAGGGTTGCGACCGATGCCGTAGAGACCGAGGTGCCCCCATCAGTGGGCCAAGTGTGGTGTCACGAAAAGACTGCGCCTACTAGAAGGTAGCCCACCACCCTGCTGCGTAGTCAGGACCTTCAAACGGTTAGTGCTGTTCCCAGCCCAAGTGTTGATCCCTGTGATATCCAAGGCCGCATAATCATCACAACGACTGCATCACTCTCATAAAATCGAAGGTCAATTTGACTTAGTGAAAGTAAAGTCGTGAATTCGAATTATTGTGCGGTTCGTTTACTGGCGGCACGCGTTTTGCTTCTGACCGAATCAATCCCCCCAACCCAATCCACAATCCGTTCGTAACTATATGAGACTTCCTTTCTTCGCATCCGTTTTCGCAATTGCGTTTCTTTTCGTCGGATCGACGACGTCTCATGCAGGCCTGATGTATCTCAGCCTCTCTGCAGAGGGAAACCCAAGCAACCAAGTCGAAGTTGGAGAATCGATCACGATCAATGTGACATTGAACGATATTGATCCAGGCTGGCGGGTTGTCTGGGGAGTGGGAATGGATCTGCCAGAGAATTTTTCGGCCGCAACTGATTTCGACTTCACTCCTCCTATGGGACGGCCCCTTGCTCAGTTGTCGGGCATCAACCCGCTCGGGAATTTTGGTCCCGAAGACTTTTCGACTTTGATGGTGTCGGTGCCGTCAAACAACTCATCAACATTTTCATTTTCGACGACTGCGACTAGCGTTGGGCAAAGTGTTTTTGTCGCCCAGGGCCTAGCGATCGGTGTCGGACCGGGATTCGGTGGAATCTCGTTCGTGCCGCTATCGGCGGAATTGACACTTGACGTACAAGCTCCGTCCTCGGCGCCCCCGTCGGCCGCTCAAACCCCCGAACCTTCTTCGCTTGCAATCATTGGCAGCCTTGCGGGACTGACTGTCCTAAGAAGGCGCCGACGAGGCTAAACGCTTCGGCGGTCGCTGTGCCGATGAGCGGGAGATTGGGACGCGACTTCGACAGCCACGATTCCGTTTGATCAATCGACGCGAACGTCCACTGTTCAATCGGATGGGCACAAGTTTCTGTGCGTCAAATCACTGTGCGTCAAATCACAGTGGGTCGAATCTTTGCGATTCACTGCAATGACGCATAGGGGATATCCTGTCATCAACAGGGATCTACTTTCTTACGAGCGGTGCGACCGAGATAACGCGGCGACCTACTTGGTGGCCGCGAATCAACGGTGCGGCCGTTATTCTGGGTCATAGCCCAAGTTGGGCGACAGCCAGCGTTCGACCTCGATCAACGGCTGGCCTTTTCGCTTCGCATAGTCCTCGATTTGTTCCTTCGTCATTCGGTCGACGGTGAAATATCGTGCTTCGGGGTGGGCAAAGTACAATCCGCTGACCGACGCGCCCGGCGTCATCGCAAATGAACTAGTCAGTTCAACCGTGGTATTTTTCTCGGCATCGAGCAAATCAAACAGCGTCCGCTTTTCGGTGTGATCTGGGCAGGCAGGATAGCCCGCGGCAGGTCGAATACCGCGATACTTCTCACTGATCAATTCGTCGTTAGTGAGCGTCTCCTCGTTCCCGTACGCCCAATCTTGGCGAGCTTTTCGGTGTAGCAACTCGGCAAATGCTTCGGCCAATCGGTCCGCGATCGCTTGGACCATGATGGCGTTGTAATCATCGCCGGCTTGTTTGTACTTCAGTGCGAGTGTCTCGGCGCCAATCCCTGCGGTCACGACAAAGCCGCCGATATGGTCCTGCCGACCACTGTCGAGCGGGGCGATGTAATCGGCAAGGGAACGGAAGTCTTTTTGACCACGGCGTTCCCATTGTTGCCGCAGAAAATGCAATCGCTTTAGTTCCGTCGATCGCGTCTCGTCGGTGTAAAGGATGACGTCATCTCCATCGCTGGCGGCTGGCCAGAAACCGTACGCCGCACGAGCCTGCAACGATTCATCGGCGATGATTTGGTCAAGCAATCGCTGAGCATCGTCGAATACCTTTCTGGCTTCCTCACCGACACGGGGATCGTCGAAGATCTTCGGATACTTGCCTTTCAGTTCCCAAGTCATGAAGAACGGTGACCAGTCGATGTATTCACGGATCTCGGCGAGCGAATAGTTCTCGAGCACACGAACGCCGGTGAATGATGGTTGATCAATCCGCACCGTGTCCCAATCCGTTTGGAATCGTTTTTCGAGCGCTTCCTGATAGGGGACAAGTTTTTGGTTACGCTCACGGAAACTGGCGACTAGCTCGGACTGGATATTAGTGTTGTTCGTGATGAAGTCGTTTCTAAGATCATCACTCAACAGGCTTTCCACAACTCCGACACTGCGACTTGCGTCGGCGACGTGAATGACGGGGCCTTGATAGGCAGGTGCGATTTTCACCGCGGTATGCTTTGCGCTAGTGGTCGCACCACCGATGAGCAAAGGCATTCGCATTTCACGCCGCTTCATCTCGCGTGCGACCGTGACCATTTCGTCCAGACTTGGTGTGATCAACCCTGACAAACCGATCATATCAACGTCGTGTTTGATCGCTTCGTCAAGGATTGTTTCGAAGCTCACCATGACGCCCAGATCGATGACTTCAAAGTTATTGCACTGCAACACAACCCCAACGATATTTTTTCCGATGTCGTGAACATCACCTTTGACGGTGGCGATTAAAAACTTTCCTCGAGAGGACGCTTGATCGAGTCCGGCTTGTAGTTTTTCTTCTTCCATGAACGGTTCGAGATAAGCGACCGCCTTCTTCATCACCCGTGCCGACTTGACGACTTGGGGCAAAAACATCTTCCCTTCGCCGAATAGATCTCCGACGACTTGCATGCCGGACATCAATGGTCCTTCGATGACTTGCAAACAGCGATCGAAGCTTTGCCGTGCTTCTTCGGCGTCTTCTTCGATAAAGCGATCGATCCCCTTGATCAAAGCATGCTTCATCCGCTCGGCGACCGTAGCTTCTCGCCACGATAGATCTTCCCCAGACCGCTTCTTTCCACTGCCTTTGACCGTTTCGGCGAACTCTAACATGCGGTCGGTTGCGTCATCACGGCGGTTCAACAAGACATCTTCGACATGCTCCAGCAAGTCCTTGGGTATCTCTTCGTAAACATCCAATTGGCCCGCATTGACGATGCCCATGTCCAAACCGGCGTCGATCGCATGGTACAGAAACGCGCTGTGCATCGCTTCACGCACACGATCGTTGCCGCGGAACGAAAAGCTGATATTGCTGACGCCACCGCTGGTCTTAACGCCGGGGCATTCTTTCTTGATACGGCGGATGGCGTTGATAAAGTCGACGGCATAGTTGTTGTGCTCGTCGATCCCGGTCGCCACCGTCAAGATATTCGGATCAAAGATAATGTCTTCCGGAGGGAATCCGGCTTCGTTGACGAGTAGTTCATAAGCACGCTTGCAAATTCGAACCTTGTCGTCTTCGGTCGCCGCTTGCCCGTGTTCGTCGAACGCCATCACCACCGCGGCGGCACCGTACTGACGAACTAGGCGGGCGCGTTCTAGAAATTTCTCTTCGCCATCTTTCAGTGAGATTGAGTTAACGATCGCTTTCCCCTGAACGTTTTGCAATCCCGCTTCGATGACTTCCCATTTACTGCTGTCGATCATCACCGGGACCGATGCGGCAACCGAATCGCCAGCGATCAAACGCAAAAAACGCGTCATCGCATCGATTCCGTCTAGCAACGCATCGTCGAAGTTGATGTCGATAATCGTCGCACCATTTTCGACCTGTTCGCGAGCGACTTCGACGGCGGTGTCATAATCTTCATCGCGAATCAAACGGGCAAACTTTCGACTTCCCGTTACGTTGGTCCGTTCGCCGACCATTGTGAAGGGAACTTCCGGACGCATCACCATCGGGAGCTGACCGGATA from Roseiconus lacunae encodes:
- a CDS encoding VWA domain-containing protein produces the protein MKRPDQRRRFSCLVFLPVLCWTFIFPANRIGADDQPINQRLLQRLLGRHDRARLAAMMSIGTDYQSRIEALPTVLKGLEQLKDDARFTRPPKPGVPELPDGILQMIQFAGGLDRPESTDTLCDLLSMQRITWVLASAQTLGHNRHHSAIDSINSLVDSDFFDENYGFRFTVARALTEMNHPDAWESLANIALHVDGQLAYLLEQEFQEVSVDAFLGEQKRFQAWRDSLGFNSKDASSLAPSGGNALAEAARILSGKPAKESGPTSTPEMAGDLPLPEKMSLSSGQSAVSYLREKRLHPSHYYGIEIYAKRLLFVLDRSGSMDTMIYGQSRMQRAKRELIAAIQGLDPECEFGIIVFDSSVRAWRNDLVKAEEQTKREAIQYVSNLACGNRTNTYAALRQSLEFNPQVEAVFLLTDGQPTTGQLVNPSAILLDVLRRNQVHNITINTVAIAVEPVMETFLRRLTEPSQGECRVVD
- the metH gene encoding methionine synthase, which encodes MLQPDSTSHLLQQLVRERILLLDGAMGTMIQRLKLDEAGVRGDRFADHDASIDLKNFSDVLCLTHPEKITDIHRAYFEAGSDIVETNSFGASPVGAIEFNMSDELIAEINHAAVRCAKKAAEEFTEKTPDKPRFVAGSIGPTAMQLAISTDVDDAAHRKTTFEKMRDSYRFQVKALVDAGVDMLLPETAIDTLNLKACLFAIQDFFNAGGRRVPVMVSGTFDKGGRTFVSGQSVEAFFTALEHFPMLSIGMNCALGPDVMRPHLEELSNVADIPVSCHPNAGLPNDMGQFDLGPKAMADIVGEYADNGWVNILGGCCGTTPDHIRAMAERVNGLKPKQESSGPVYTRLSGQLPMVMRPEVPFTMVGERTNVTGSRKFARLIRDEDYDTAVEVAREQVENGATIIDINFDDALLDGIDAMTRFLRLIAGDSVAASVPVMIDSSKWEVIEAGLQNVQGKAIVNSISLKDGEEKFLERARLVRQYGAAAVVMAFDEHGQAATEDDKVRICKRAYELLVNEAGFPPEDIIFDPNILTVATGIDEHNNYAVDFINAIRRIKKECPGVKTSGGVSNISFSFRGNDRVREAMHSAFLYHAIDAGLDMGIVNAGQLDVYEEIPKDLLEHVEDVLLNRRDDATDRMLEFAETVKGSGKKRSGEDLSWREATVAERMKHALIKGIDRFIEEDAEEARQSFDRCLQVIEGPLMSGMQVVGDLFGEGKMFLPQVVKSARVMKKAVAYLEPFMEEEKLQAGLDQASSRGKFLIATVKGDVHDIGKNIVGVVLQCNNFEVIDLGVMVSFETILDEAIKHDVDMIGLSGLITPSLDEMVTVAREMKRREMRMPLLIGGATTSAKHTAVKIAPAYQGPVIHVADASRSVGVVESLLSDDLRNDFITNNTNIQSELVASFRERNQKLVPYQEALEKRFQTDWDTVRIDQPSFTGVRVLENYSLAEIREYIDWSPFFMTWELKGKYPKIFDDPRVGEEARKVFDDAQRLLDQIIADESLQARAAYGFWPAASDGDDVILYTDETRSTELKRLHFLRQQWERRGQKDFRSLADYIAPLDSGRQDHIGGFVVTAGIGAETLALKYKQAGDDYNAIMVQAIADRLAEAFAELLHRKARQDWAYGNEETLTNDELISEKYRGIRPAAGYPACPDHTEKRTLFDLLDAEKNTTVELTSSFAMTPGASVSGLYFAHPEARYFTVDRMTKEQIEDYAKRKGQPLIEVERWLSPNLGYDPE
- a CDS encoding UdgX family uracil-DNA binding protein (This protein belongs to the uracil DNA glycosylase superfamily, members of which act in excision repair of DNA. However, it belongs more specifically to UdgX branch, whose founding member was found to bind uracil in DNA (where it does not belong), without cleaving it, appears to promote DNA repair by a pathway involving RecA, rather than base excision.), encoding MSTSNYHAPVHSFRSWRDAARRYLQAGVAPENIRWVDRRSGANQSQQDLFASGEPDFPPQTPPLDTINVPSSFLEIAPTVACHRSAECWSLLYRLLWRLTHSEKHLLMIASDPDVVRLTRFEKAIRRDSHKMKAFVRFRRSVDDLGEHYIAWHRPDHFILRHTAPFFRRRFDVMRWTIMTPDESCHFDGDKLIFGAGMPRSEAPNEDELEPLWKTYYANIFNPARIKLDAMRAEMPKKHWPTLPETEMIGSMLREAPRRVDQMIQTTNTISSAQSFVPEHASIEGLRLAASKCQGCSLCQSATQTVFGHGPATASVVVIGEQPGDQEDVTGKPFVGPAGQLLREELMSVGIDPESVYMTNAVKHFKFTRSSKRRLHKKPSAREVAACRPWLEAELKRIKPAQILCLGATAASAIHGPNFRLTQQRGAFISTRFADQTFATYHPSAILRAEQTSAQNETASQIRDLFHRDLKAFASHIKAPPA
- a CDS encoding putative DNA modification/repair radical SAM protein, with the translated sequence MRRVSIATTVSSGNFLPATDLESKLAILADAAKYDASCASSGSKRESRGGLGSTEGMGICHSYTPDGRCVSLLKVLLTNVCIYDCQYCVNRVSSDTPRARMSVEEVVRLTMDFYRRNYIEGLFLSSGIIRSSNYTMDQLVQVAKTLRDRENFRGYIHLKTIPGADEELIEEAGLYADRLSVNIELPTLGDLQQLAPEKKRDEIEDTMGQIKVRRDEVDADKKNGLRPPRFAPAGQSTQMIVGATPTTDRDILATSSTLYQTHRLRRVYYSAFSPIPHADSRLPGQAPPLVREHRLYQADWLIRFYGFDAGELTSDEQANLSLELDPKHAWALAHREQFPIDINLAAREMLLRVPGIGERGVKRILRTRKHHAIRDEDLSRLGIVYRRARPFIITADRHPGPLMIDRADLIEKTRPKQRQLMLFDAADSASNGQV
- a CDS encoding PEP-CTERM sorting domain-containing protein — translated: MRLPFFASVFAIAFLFVGSTTSHAGLMYLSLSAEGNPSNQVEVGESITINVTLNDIDPGWRVVWGVGMDLPENFSAATDFDFTPPMGRPLAQLSGINPLGNFGPEDFSTLMVSVPSNNSSTFSFSTTATSVGQSVFVAQGLAIGVGPGFGGISFVPLSAELTLDVQAPSSAPPSAAQTPEPSSLAIIGSLAGLTVLRRRRRG